From a single Lolium rigidum isolate FL_2022 chromosome 7, APGP_CSIRO_Lrig_0.1, whole genome shotgun sequence genomic region:
- the LOC124673110 gene encoding two-component response regulator ORR42-like gives MTTSTVQGSPVKALIVEDTPVHAFILSTILRKFHCEITVAENGNEAVQLFLEGKKFDIIFCDKEMPVMSGPEAIEKIRTLGESHVKIVGVSAGYDLEQSFMSAGADIFLPKPMKFEVVGPIIQEVMNKKNNSMV, from the exons ATGACGACTTCCACCGTCCAAGGATCCCCCGTGAAGGCCCTTATTGTGGAGGATACGCCTGTTCATGCATTTATTCTCTCCACCATCCTGCGGAAGTTCCATTGTGAGATTACTGTGGCTGAAAATGGGAACGAAGCTGTGCAACTGTTTCTCGAGGGAAAGAAGTTTGACATTATTTTTTGTGACAAGGAAATGCCAGTAATGTCCGGTCCTGAG GCCATTGAGAAGATCCGTACTTTGGGAGAAAGTCATGTGAAGATTGTTGGAGTATCAGCCGGTTATGATCTCGAACAATCATTCATGAGcgctggtgctgatatatttctgCCCAAACCAATGAAGTTTGAAGTTGTCGGGCCTATTATTCAGGAGGTCATGAATAAGAAGAATAACTCCATGGTCTAA